One part of the Coffea eugenioides isolate CCC68of chromosome 10, Ceug_1.0, whole genome shotgun sequence genome encodes these proteins:
- the LOC113748707 gene encoding V-type proton ATPase subunit G-like: protein MDAMRGQGGIQMLLTAEQEAQQIVSAAKNSKMAKLRLAKEEAEGEIGQYRANLEAEYQRNISEKSGNSDFTLKRLETETETKIRDLKDSASKVSADVVAMLIKYITTVKN, encoded by the exons ATGGATGCAATGAGAGGACAAGGAGGCATTCAGATGTTGCTAACTGCAGAACAAGAGGCTCAACAAATTGTTTCAGCTGCTAAAAATA GCAAAATGGCCAAGTTGAGACTGGCCAAAGAAGAAGCTGAAGGCGAAATAGGACAATATCGTGCGAATTTGGAAGCAGAGTACCAAAGGAACATATCTGAG AAAAGTGGGAACTCCGACTTCACATTGAAACGTCTTGAGACAGAAACTGAGACCAAAATTCGGGACTTGAAGGACTCTGCCTCAAAAGTATCGGCAGATGTTGTTGCAATGCTCATCAAGTACATTACAACTGTGAAAAATTGA